A genomic segment from Flexistipes sp. encodes:
- a CDS encoding DNA cytosine methyltransferase, producing the protein MKIPIIDIFAGPGGLGEGFSAFVNPENHKRQFKIALSIEKDTYAHQTLKLRSFFRQFAPEQVPLEYYECIKERITLSELYVRWPLQAKKANAEALLAELGEGKEAVSNSIVDKKIQSALNKEKDWVLIGGPPCQAYSVVGRSRRREKVLDEKKDERVALYKQYLRILGVHKPAVFVMENVKGLLSAKTLRSPLFSKILADLSAPGSAYLSDCKNKDIKLNSPGYRIYSLVAEPTDFDSKGNPIFCPQDFVIRSEKFGVPQTRHRVILLGIRKDIEFSPKTLKPSSEVSISSVLSDLPEIRSRLSKTADNNLAWKSAINDILEKGILVDIDKSVKEEILKQLNKISASEKKPGGEYLTYKQTSTPYYPEWYLDPRIEGVCNHSSRGHMKSDLTRYLFASCFAKVKKRSPKLEDFPQALLPAHKNINDGIENKKFADRFRVQLWNKPCKTVTSHISKDGHYYIHPDPAQCRSFTVREAARIQTFPDNYYFCGPRTSQFVQVGNAVPPLLANQIAEIVFEIFKSIYAKRFVKETYQIPELVK; encoded by the coding sequence ATGAAAATACCTATAATTGATATATTTGCCGGACCAGGCGGACTTGGTGAAGGGTTTAGTGCGTTTGTAAATCCAGAAAATCATAAGAGACAATTTAAAATAGCTCTTTCGATTGAGAAAGATACTTATGCACATCAGACCCTGAAATTAAGAAGTTTTTTCCGCCAGTTTGCGCCAGAACAGGTTCCGTTAGAATACTATGAGTGTATCAAAGAACGTATTACTCTCTCTGAACTATACGTTAGATGGCCGCTTCAAGCTAAAAAAGCTAATGCAGAAGCTTTGTTGGCTGAACTTGGAGAGGGAAAAGAAGCGGTATCTAATTCTATTGTTGATAAAAAGATTCAAAGCGCTCTGAATAAGGAAAAAGACTGGGTCCTGATTGGTGGCCCTCCATGTCAGGCATATTCAGTTGTCGGACGATCAAGAAGAAGGGAAAAAGTCCTTGATGAGAAGAAAGATGAGCGTGTAGCTTTATATAAGCAGTATCTAAGAATTTTAGGAGTTCATAAACCTGCAGTTTTTGTAATGGAAAATGTAAAAGGTTTATTGTCAGCAAAGACCTTGAGAAGTCCTCTATTTTCCAAAATACTTGCTGATCTTTCAGCTCCTGGAAGTGCGTATTTGTCTGATTGCAAGAACAAAGATATAAAATTGAATAGCCCGGGTTATCGTATTTATTCTTTGGTTGCTGAGCCAACTGATTTTGATTCAAAGGGTAATCCTATTTTTTGTCCTCAAGATTTCGTTATACGTTCTGAGAAGTTTGGTGTCCCACAGACACGTCATAGGGTTATTCTTCTTGGGATACGCAAGGATATTGAATTTTCACCTAAAACTCTTAAGCCTAGCAGTGAAGTGTCAATTTCATCCGTTTTATCCGATTTGCCTGAAATAAGAAGCAGGCTTTCCAAAACGGCAGATAACAATTTAGCCTGGAAATCTGCAATAAATGATATTTTGGAAAAAGGTATATTAGTTGATATTGATAAATCTGTTAAAGAAGAAATATTAAAACAGCTGAATAAAATATCTGCTTCTGAAAAGAAACCAGGTGGAGAATATTTGACTTACAAACAAACATCAACCCCATATTATCCAGAATGGTATTTGGATCCTAGAATTGAAGGAGTTTGTAACCACTCTTCCAGAGGTCATATGAAAAGCGATTTAACTCGTTATTTATTTGCTTCCTGTTTTGCTAAAGTAAAAAAACGCTCTCCCAAATTAGAAGACTTTCCTCAAGCTTTGCTTCCAGCCCATAAAAATATAAATGACGGAATTGAAAATAAAAAATTTGCAGACAGATTTCGGGTTCAACTATGGAATAAACCATGTAAAACAGTTACAAGCCATATTTCCAAAGATGGTCATTATTACATCCACCCTGACCCTGCTCAGTGCAGGAGTTTTACAGTCAGAGAAGCTGCAAGGATTCAGACATTTCCGGATAACTATTACTTCTGCGGTCCAAGAACTTCACAGTTTGTTCAGGTGGGAAACGCTGTACCACCACTTTTAGCAAATCAAATTGCTGAAATTGTATTCGAAATATTTAAATCAATTTATGCAAAACGGTTCGTTAAAGAAACTTATCAAATCCCGGAATTGGTAAAATAA
- a CDS encoding very short patch repair endonuclease yields the protein MADVHNNKTRSYNMSQIRSKNTKPEMIVRKYLHSQGFRYRLHDKKLPGKPDIVLPKYNSVIFVHGCFWHGHYECKYFVIPKTRTEWWLKKINRNKQLDLENTNKLKADRWNIITIFECELKDGKSEQTLTRIKKQLRSR from the coding sequence ATGGCCGATGTTCATAATAATAAAACGCGTAGTTATAATATGAGTCAAATTAGATCAAAAAACACTAAGCCTGAAATGATAGTGAGAAAATACTTACATAGCCAAGGTTTTCGATATCGCTTGCATGACAAAAAGCTTCCGGGGAAACCAGACATAGTACTTCCTAAGTATAATTCAGTAATTTTTGTGCATGGATGTTTCTGGCATGGACATTATGAGTGCAAATATTTTGTAATACCTAAAACCAGAACAGAGTGGTGGCTGAAAAAAATAAATAGAAACAAACAGTTGGACTTAGAAAATACCAATAAGCTTAAAGCGGATCGCTGGAATATAATTACAATCTTTGAATGTGAGCTTAAAGATGGAAAAAGCGAACAGACTCTTACAAGGATAAAGAAACAGCTAAGAAGCAGATGA